The Citrifermentans bemidjiense Bem genome window below encodes:
- a CDS encoding M24 family metallopeptidase, translating into MRLTPKNELEYRYRKLQSEMAGAGIDAVIMVQNADLFYFTGTAQAGNLYVPASGRPIYLVRRDYLRARMESALAEVLPSSSLNDLPGLVSDHGHSAPKRLGLELDVLPVNLYLKYRALYPDAELVDASPLIRRVRMVKSHYEIHIMQDAGNQADKVYKKAAETIREGICEVELAAELERFSRLEGHQGHVRMRAFNGEVGGAQVLAGPDAAAPAAGNTALGGMGLTPAFGHGASYNRIRRGEPVVVDFASCFDGYLVDQTRVFAIGSVSDRMRRGYQDMLRIEELMMEMAEVGTSWGGIYHACLDLACEMGYADNFMGTPGSQVPFIGHGLGIEIDEYPFIARGFESETLQVGMAFAFEPKLVFPGEGAVGIENSFYLSEQGLKRLTFSRQELVLL; encoded by the coding sequence ATGCGGCTTACGCCAAAAAACGAGCTGGAATACCGGTACCGAAAACTGCAAAGCGAGATGGCCGGTGCAGGAATCGACGCGGTCATCATGGTCCAGAACGCGGACCTCTTTTATTTCACCGGGACCGCGCAGGCAGGGAACCTTTACGTCCCCGCCTCCGGGCGCCCCATCTACCTGGTACGCAGGGACTACCTCCGGGCCCGCATGGAAAGTGCCTTGGCCGAGGTGCTCCCTTCGTCCTCCCTCAACGATCTCCCCGGTCTTGTTTCCGACCACGGCCATAGCGCGCCGAAAAGGCTAGGTCTCGAGCTCGACGTCCTCCCGGTCAACCTCTACCTCAAATACCGCGCCCTTTACCCCGACGCCGAACTGGTCGACGCTTCCCCCCTGATACGCCGGGTGCGCATGGTGAAGTCCCACTACGAAATTCACATCATGCAGGACGCCGGCAACCAGGCGGACAAGGTGTACAAAAAGGCTGCCGAGACGATCCGCGAGGGGATCTGCGAGGTGGAACTTGCCGCCGAACTGGAGCGCTTCTCGCGCCTGGAAGGACACCAGGGGCATGTGCGCATGCGTGCCTTCAACGGCGAGGTCGGCGGAGCCCAGGTGCTCGCAGGGCCGGATGCCGCGGCGCCCGCAGCCGGCAACACCGCGCTGGGCGGTATGGGGCTTACCCCCGCCTTCGGCCACGGGGCCAGCTACAACAGGATCCGGCGCGGCGAGCCGGTAGTGGTCGATTTCGCCAGTTGCTTCGACGGCTACCTGGTCGACCAGACCAGGGTCTTCGCCATAGGCTCCGTCTCGGACCGGATGCGGCGCGGCTACCAAGACATGCTGCGCATAGAGGAACTGATGATGGAGATGGCCGAGGTGGGAACCAGTTGGGGGGGGATCTACCACGCCTGCCTCGATCTGGCCTGCGAGATGGGTTACGCGGACAACTTCATGGGGACCCCGGGAAGCCAGGTTCCTTTCATCGGCCACGGGCTCGGCATCGAGATCGACGAATACCCTTTTATCGCCCGCGGTTTTGAAAGTGAGACGCTCCAGGTGGGGATGGCGTTTGCCTTCGAACCGAAACTGGTGTTTCCCGGGGAAGGTGCGGTCGGCATCGAAAATTCGTTTTATCTCTCGGAACAGGGACTTAAGAGATTGACCTTTTCCCGGCAGGAGCTGGTACTGCTCTGA
- a CDS encoding citrate (Si)-synthase: MTQLKEKLFEKIQAHRPRITRLTKEFGSVIIDKVDIGQCIGGARDIRSLVTDISYLDPQEGIRFRGKTIPETFEALPKAAGSEYPTVESFWYFLLTGEVPTAAQVSAVEAEFKTRQVVPEYVYTAVRALPKESHPMVMLSVGIMAMQKDSKFAAFYSGGKFNKMDAWESVYEDASDIVARIPVLAAFIYNLKYRGDKQIAIDPKLDMGANFAHMIGQSEQYKDVARMYFILHSDHESGNVSAHTTHLVHSALSDPYYAYSAGLNGLAGPLHGLANQEVLGWIMEFQKKLNGAEPTKENVTKALWDTLNAGQVVPGYGHAVLRKTDPRYTAQREFCLKTPGLKDDQLFKLVAMIFETAPGVLTEHGKTKNPWPNVDAQSGVIQWYYGLKEWDFYTVLFGVGRALGCMANITWDRGLGYAIERPKSVTTDMLEKWAAEGGRKM; this comes from the coding sequence ATGACGCAATTAAAAGAGAAATTGTTTGAGAAGATCCAAGCCCACCGTCCCCGTATCACCCGCCTGACCAAAGAGTTCGGCTCGGTGATCATCGACAAGGTGGACATCGGTCAGTGCATCGGCGGCGCCCGCGACATCCGTTCGCTCGTTACCGACATCTCCTACCTCGACCCGCAGGAAGGGATCCGTTTCCGCGGCAAGACCATCCCCGAGACCTTCGAAGCGCTGCCGAAAGCGGCCGGCTCCGAGTACCCGACCGTCGAGTCTTTCTGGTACTTCCTTTTGACCGGCGAAGTTCCGACCGCGGCTCAGGTCTCTGCTGTCGAGGCTGAGTTCAAGACCCGTCAGGTCGTACCCGAGTACGTTTACACTGCAGTCCGCGCGCTCCCGAAAGAGAGCCACCCGATGGTCATGCTCTCCGTCGGCATCATGGCTATGCAGAAGGACTCCAAGTTCGCCGCATTCTACAGCGGCGGCAAGTTCAACAAGATGGACGCCTGGGAGTCCGTTTACGAGGACGCAAGCGACATCGTCGCCCGTATCCCGGTACTGGCCGCATTCATCTACAACCTCAAATACCGCGGCGACAAGCAGATCGCCATCGATCCGAAGCTCGACATGGGCGCAAACTTCGCCCACATGATCGGCCAGAGCGAGCAGTACAAGGACGTGGCAAGGATGTACTTCATCCTGCACTCCGACCATGAGTCCGGCAACGTCTCGGCTCACACCACCCACCTGGTGCACTCCGCTCTCTCCGACCCCTACTACGCATACTCCGCAGGCCTCAACGGCCTGGCAGGCCCGCTGCACGGCCTTGCCAACCAGGAAGTGCTCGGCTGGATCATGGAGTTCCAGAAGAAGCTCAACGGCGCAGAGCCGACCAAAGAGAACGTCACCAAGGCTCTGTGGGATACCCTCAACGCCGGCCAGGTCGTTCCGGGCTACGGCCACGCGGTTCTCAGGAAAACCGACCCGCGCTACACCGCTCAGCGCGAGTTCTGCCTCAAGACCCCGGGCCTCAAGGACGATCAGCTGTTCAAGCTGGTCGCCATGATCTTCGAGACCGCACCGGGCGTCCTCACCGAGCACGGCAAGACCAAGAACCCCTGGCCGAACGTCGACGCGCAGTCCGGCGTCATCCAGTGGTACTACGGCCTCAAGGAGTGGGACTTCTACACCGTTCTCTTCGGCGTAGGGCGCGCCCTGGGCTGCATGGCGAACATCACCTGGGACCGCGGCCTCGGCTACGCCATCGAGCGTCCGAAGTCCGTCACCACCGACATGCTCGAGAAGTGGGCTGCCGAGGGCGGCAGGAAGATGTAA
- the amrA gene encoding AmmeMemoRadiSam system protein A codes for MNETLNSADKKLLLHLAREAVTAAVETGKVNVRQVTEAHLQATKGCFVTIKRLGALRGCIGNFSSEKPLYLLVQEMAASAATRDPRFYPMKEEDLADFELEISVISPLQKIATPEEVVVGRHGLYLEKNFSRGVLLPQVAVEQGWDRETFLGQTALKAGLKKEDWKEGADLYVFTAEILAERH; via the coding sequence GTGAACGAAACACTCAACTCCGCAGACAAGAAACTCCTTTTGCACCTAGCCAGGGAAGCGGTCACTGCCGCCGTTGAGACCGGCAAAGTAAACGTGCGGCAGGTGACCGAGGCGCACCTGCAGGCGACCAAAGGGTGCTTCGTCACCATCAAAAGGCTGGGTGCCCTCCGGGGGTGCATCGGCAATTTCAGCTCGGAGAAACCGCTTTACCTGCTGGTGCAGGAGATGGCGGCCTCCGCGGCCACCAGGGACCCCCGCTTCTACCCCATGAAGGAGGAGGACCTGGCCGACTTCGAGCTGGAGATATCGGTCATTTCGCCGCTGCAAAAGATCGCGACGCCCGAGGAGGTCGTGGTGGGAAGACATGGCTTGTACCTGGAAAAAAACTTCTCCCGCGGCGTGCTGCTGCCGCAGGTGGCGGTGGAACAGGGCTGGGACAGGGAGACCTTCCTGGGCCAGACCGCGCTGAAGGCGGGGCTTAAGAAAGAGGACTGGAAAGAAGGGGCGGACCTGTACGTATTCACCGCAGAGATCCTCGCCGAGCGGCACTGA